One Jeotgalibaca porci genomic region harbors:
- a CDS encoding potassium/proton antiporter, which produces MTIYILIISLVLILALVAMRLANDFKIPQLLLFMLLGVSFNFFGADFTNYAFSNQVSSLALMFIIFYGGFGTKWKMSKPVAKEAIILSFLGTISTALLTGFFVYFVFDFSLLEALLLGSIVGSTDYASVSDVLVSRHLKLKYNTDSLLELESGSNDPTAYTMVVLFVSLLQGQRVNVPILILLQVGVGLAFGFILGWLFIRLLDYLKSNEGLEVILLAAAALFTYEFTNQMGGNGYLAVYIFGIYIGNKEFIGKREVVFFFDSFTNLAQIGLFFLLGLLSDPGSIIAMIPIAFVIMLFMTIIARPASVYGLMLPFKMKKNQLAVIAFAGLRGAAAIAFAISVVNSDTPNMNDLYHIVFDICLLSSLIQGGYCRFFPRKVIWLTRKMLPYVISTLYRIRVIWAS; this is translated from the coding sequence ATGACAATTTATATACTCATAATTTCACTTGTACTTATCTTAGCTTTAGTAGCCATGCGACTTGCTAATGATTTTAAGATACCGCAATTATTACTTTTCATGCTTTTAGGCGTTTCCTTTAATTTCTTTGGTGCAGACTTTACAAATTATGCCTTTTCCAATCAAGTCTCTTCCCTAGCCTTGATGTTCATTATTTTTTATGGTGGTTTTGGTACGAAATGGAAAATGTCTAAACCTGTTGCTAAGGAAGCTATCATTTTAAGTTTCCTCGGGACCATCTCCACCGCCTTGCTCACTGGGTTTTTTGTGTACTTTGTATTTGATTTTTCGCTGTTAGAAGCATTGTTGCTTGGTTCCATTGTTGGTTCGACGGATTATGCGAGCGTCTCGGATGTTTTAGTATCGCGCCATTTGAAATTAAAGTACAACACGGATTCCTTGTTGGAGCTCGAGTCTGGTTCTAACGACCCCACTGCCTACACCATGGTTGTTCTTTTTGTATCATTGTTACAAGGCCAACGTGTAAATGTTCCGATCCTCATTCTTTTACAAGTTGGGGTGGGACTGGCGTTTGGTTTCATATTGGGTTGGCTATTTATCCGTTTGTTAGATTATCTGAAATCAAATGAAGGCTTGGAAGTTATTCTTTTGGCCGCCGCAGCTTTATTCACTTATGAATTCACTAACCAGATGGGCGGTAATGGCTACCTCGCTGTTTACATTTTTGGAATTTATATTGGAAACAAAGAGTTCATAGGGAAACGCGAGGTCGTTTTCTTCTTTGACAGCTTTACAAATTTGGCCCAAATCGGCCTGTTTTTCTTGCTCGGTTTGTTATCAGACCCCGGTTCAATCATTGCGATGATACCCATCGCGTTTGTCATTATGTTATTTATGACTATTATTGCGCGACCTGCTTCTGTTTATGGTCTCATGCTCCCGTTCAAAATGAAAAAAAATCAGCTGGCCGTGATAGCTTTTGCCGGTTTAAGGGGTGCCGCTGCCATTGCCTTTGCCATTAGTGTGGTGAATTCAGATACGCCAAATATGAACGATCTCTATCATATTGTTTTTGACATTTGCTTATTGTCATCACTCATTCAAGGGGGTTACTGCCGGTTCTTTCCAAGAAAAGTGATATGGTTGACCCGGAAGATGCTTCCTTACGTAATTTCAACTCTTTACAGGATAAGAGTGATATGGGCTTCTTAG
- a CDS encoding 2-keto-3-deoxygluconate permease, with amino-acid sequence MIMKFINKIPAGIFIVPLVVSMILFTFFPNLFRIGGITESFLSANGSGFVIGMLCFASGSTIKLSDLKKLIKFQGSLILSKVVPSLILSFAFLYAFGLDGILGISGLAFVATIISTNPAVYVAILNAFGREHEAGIYPFAGIIALPILPLIVMSVFVSGGLTGVNWWPVISVFVPLILGMILGNIDPSLSKVFATCMPALLMLLGWTLGQGMDFIEAIKSGVPGILMTIFFIVVTLPLTYLFEKKVLKGDGYSAIGLSTIAGVSTSTPAAVAVAIPELQPYVTSATAIILTGVMITSILAPFLAGKLAKKRGDRFI; translated from the coding sequence ATGATTATGAAATTTATAAACAAGATTCCGGCCGGCATCTTTATCGTCCCTTTAGTCGTCTCCATGATTTTATTCACGTTTTTCCCTAACCTTTTTAGAATAGGCGGTATTACCGAGTCTTTCCTTTCTGCAAATGGCTCCGGATTCGTTATCGGAATGTTGTGTTTTGCTTCAGGTTCAACAATTAAACTAAGTGATTTGAAAAAGCTGATTAAATTCCAAGGAAGTCTCATTCTCTCTAAAGTTGTTCCTTCCCTTATTCTGTCATTCGCATTTCTATACGCTTTCGGTTTGGACGGCATTCTGGGTATTTCTGGTCTGGCATTCGTAGCGACGATTATTTCTACAAACCCTGCTGTTTATGTAGCGATTCTTAATGCTTTTGGACGCGAACACGAGGCAGGTATTTACCCCTTTGCAGGAATTATTGCCCTGCCGATTTTGCCTCTCATCGTTATGAGTGTGTTCGTTTCAGGCGGTCTGACCGGTGTAAACTGGTGGCCCGTTATTTCCGTTTTTGTTCCTTTAATTCTCGGGATGATTCTCGGTAACATCGATCCGTCCCTTTCAAAAGTATTCGCAACATGTATGCCGGCTCTCCTGATGTTATTGGGTTGGACACTCGGACAAGGCATGGACTTCATTGAAGCAATCAAATCCGGCGTCCCGGGCATTTTGATGACTATTTTCTTCATTGTTGTGACACTGCCGCTGACTTACCTCTTTGAGAAAAAAGTCCTTAAAGGCGATGGGTATTCAGCGATTGGATTATCAACGATTGCAGGTGTATCTACTTCTACTCCGGCTGCAGTCGCAGTTGCAATTCCAGAACTACAACCGTATGTGACATCCGCAACAGCGATTATTTTGACCGGCGTTATGATTACATCCATCTTAGCACCTTTCTTGGCGGGTAAATTGGCTAAAAAGCGCGGCGATCGTTTTATCTAA
- a CDS encoding energy-coupling factor transporter transmembrane component T family protein codes for MIDRINPFIKLVTVLVTSLLLMFSPDWRLNTFISVIVLLLLFTSKRVQLRQALKIILPALFLSCSFFITGWKFSHTGGADLSLSVQSTRYVLEDAAFLNGLQLGTRIFSFAVLGLLTALTIYPNELIASMVQQGKLSNSLSYGVLASVYLIPSMSKNYSQAKLAFQVRQIKLKKFDYRPLVGLLIRSIRWSDALAMAMHAKGFSEERTHYIQTKVKGSDVVFLISLPLITLGGLVYLMLL; via the coding sequence ATGATCGATCGCATTAACCCATTTATAAAACTAGTCACTGTTTTAGTCACCAGTTTACTCTTAATGTTCTCACCAGACTGGCGCCTCAATACGTTTATAAGTGTGATTGTTCTCTTACTTCTATTTACGAGTAAAAGAGTTCAATTAAGACAAGCATTAAAAATCATTCTTCCAGCTCTGTTCCTATCATGCTCTTTCTTCATTACCGGATGGAAGTTTAGTCATACTGGCGGCGCTGACCTTAGTCTATCCGTACAATCAACACGTTATGTTTTGGAAGATGCTGCATTTTTAAATGGACTGCAGTTAGGGACACGTATCTTTTCTTTCGCAGTACTTGGTTTATTAACAGCATTGACTATCTATCCAAATGAGTTAATTGCTAGTATGGTTCAGCAAGGAAAGTTATCGAACAGTCTATCTTATGGTGTTCTGGCATCTGTTTATCTCATCCCTTCAATGAGTAAAAATTATTCACAAGCAAAACTCGCTTTCCAAGTTAGGCAGATTAAATTGAAAAAATTTGATTATAGACCGCTGGTTGGACTCCTCATTAGGTCCATACGTTGGTCTGATGCATTGGCAATGGCCATGCATGCAAAAGGATTTTCTGAAGAACGAACCCATTATATTCAAACGAAAGTGAAAGGGTCAGATGTTGTTTTTCTCATTAGCCTTCCGCTCATCACGTTAGGCGGGTTGGTGTATCTCATGCTTCTATAA
- a CDS encoding carbohydrate ABC transporter permease — translation MISLTKFDRRILWLNRLVIGLLILITLGPLIYVLIASFMDPFTLRTQGLSLNPGNWTLEGYKRVLQDPAIVRGFINSIVYSVTFSTLTVAVSILTAYPLAKKNLVGKRPITIFLILTMFIGGGLVPTYLLIKNLGMLNSIWAIVLPGSVNVWNIILARTYFSQMPDELEEAAIIDGANEMQVFFKIMLPLAKPIIFVLFLYAFVGQWNSYFDAMIYLNDADLQPLQLVLRKILVQNQPQQNMVGAATEMAEMAQLAELIKYSTIVVSSLPLLIMYPFFQKYFDKGMMAGSLKG, via the coding sequence ATGATTTCATTAACAAAATTTGATAGACGCATTCTTTGGTTAAACAGATTAGTGATTGGCTTGTTGATTTTAATTACATTGGGACCTTTAATATATGTTTTGATTGCTTCGTTTATGGATCCGTTCACTTTAAGAACGCAAGGCTTGAGCCTTAATCCTGGGAACTGGACTCTAGAAGGCTATAAGCGCGTTTTACAAGATCCTGCAATTGTAAGAGGTTTTATCAATTCAATTGTCTATTCAGTCACCTTCAGTACTTTAACCGTAGCAGTTTCGATTTTAACGGCCTATCCATTAGCTAAAAAAAATCTAGTTGGTAAGAGACCGATAACAATTTTTCTAATTTTAACAATGTTTATTGGTGGGGGGCTTGTTCCGACATACCTATTAATTAAAAATTTAGGTATGCTAAACAGTATTTGGGCCATTGTTCTTCCTGGATCTGTGAATGTATGGAATATTATTTTAGCGCGCACATACTTCAGTCAAATGCCGGACGAGCTCGAAGAAGCAGCGATAATCGATGGCGCCAATGAAATGCAAGTATTCTTCAAAATCATGTTGCCGTTAGCAAAACCGATTATTTTCGTCCTGTTCTTATACGCATTCGTTGGGCAATGGAATTCGTACTTTGATGCAATGATTTATTTGAATGACGCTGATTTACAACCACTGCAACTCGTATTGCGCAAAATACTTGTTCAAAATCAACCACAACAAAACATGGTGGGTGCTGCAACGGAAATGGCTGAGATGGCACAATTAGCAGAATTGATTAAATATTCTACGATCGTCGTTTCCAGTTTACCATTGTTAATTATGTACCCGTTCTTCCAGAAATACTTTGACAAAGGTATGATGGCTGGTTCATTAAAAGGATAA
- a CDS encoding ATP-binding cassette domain-containing protein, with the protein MKDLKFNSKNRKEWLSHIGLVFQDPSLQFLTTSCFDELNIGVQAVYPEKTEEETKKLITNLLKRHNLEDQASTSPWLLSQGQQRRLAVLCMLIKGQRLLLVDEPTYGQDKQNALEIMNNLNELRQDGTSIIFTSHDHDLVKHYADRGYLLENQELIEVTYDRSH; encoded by the coding sequence ATGAAAGATTTAAAGTTTAATTCTAAGAATAGGAAAGAGTGGCTTTCTCACATTGGACTTGTTTTTCAAGATCCTTCTCTTCAATTTTTAACAACTTCATGTTTTGATGAATTGAATATTGGCGTGCAAGCTGTTTATCCTGAAAAGACTGAAGAAGAAACTAAAAAATTAATCACTAATCTCTTGAAGCGACATAACTTAGAAGATCAAGCTTCTACTTCACCATGGCTTTTGAGTCAGGGTCAACAACGCCGATTGGCAGTGCTTTGTATGTTAATTAAAGGGCAGAGACTGCTACTCGTTGATGAACCAACCTATGGTCAAGATAAACAAAATGCACTTGAAATAATGAATAATTTAAATGAACTTAGGCAAGATGGAACGTCCATCATCTTCACCAGTCACGATCATGACTTAGTAAAGCACTATGCTGACCGTGGTTATCTATTAGAAAATCAAGAGTTAATTGAGGTGACCTATGATCGATCGCATTAA
- a CDS encoding LacI family DNA-binding transcriptional regulator, whose protein sequence is MKATMKDVAKLAGVGVGSVSRVINNVPVKESTASKVKAAIKELNYEPDIYARGLKTNKTQTVALILPTVWHPFFSEFAYYVEEALEEKNYKMYLCNSDGKSAKEYEYIQMVKQNKVDGIIGITYSDIDQYISTTLPFVSIDRYFTEDVIYVTADNIAGGKIAANELKKRGAKNVAFIGGHQEIPNETKNRRKHFQLEAERLGLNCAVLDLNEPISDLISEVEKFLIAHPEIDGIFTITDLAAVDVIKAIKKLEKRVPEDIQVIGFDGLKMTLATEYLVSTIVQPVEEMAKTAVALLLDVIQGKGTPSRTVLPVFFAEGNTTKNVIL, encoded by the coding sequence GTGAAAGCAACAATGAAAGATGTTGCAAAGTTAGCAGGGGTCGGAGTTGGCAGTGTCTCACGCGTTATAAATAATGTGCCTGTTAAAGAAAGTACAGCCTCTAAAGTAAAAGCTGCTATCAAAGAATTAAATTATGAGCCTGATATTTACGCCAGAGGTCTAAAAACAAATAAGACTCAGACCGTTGCACTCATCCTTCCTACTGTTTGGCATCCTTTTTTTAGTGAATTTGCTTACTACGTTGAAGAAGCATTAGAGGAAAAAAATTATAAAATGTATTTATGTAATTCTGATGGTAAATCTGCCAAAGAATACGAGTATATTCAAATGGTAAAACAAAATAAGGTCGATGGTATTATTGGTATCACATACTCGGATATTGACCAGTATATTTCCACTACTCTTCCTTTCGTAAGTATTGACCGTTATTTTACAGAAGATGTTATTTATGTAACAGCTGATAATATTGCAGGCGGTAAAATAGCGGCCAATGAACTAAAGAAACGGGGTGCAAAAAATGTTGCCTTTATAGGGGGTCATCAGGAAATACCTAATGAAACCAAAAATAGGCGCAAACACTTTCAGCTTGAAGCTGAAAGATTGGGACTAAACTGTGCAGTACTGGATTTAAATGAACCGATTAGCGATTTAATCTCTGAAGTAGAAAAATTCTTAATTGCTCATCCTGAAATCGATGGTATATTCACGATTACCGATTTAGCGGCTGTTGATGTCATTAAAGCTATTAAAAAACTGGAAAAAAGAGTGCCTGAAGATATTCAAGTAATTGGATTCGATGGTTTGAAAATGACGCTAGCAACGGAGTACCTTGTCTCTACAATCGTTCAACCAGTTGAAGAAATGGCAAAAACGGCAGTAGCTCTATTACTCGATGTCATTCAAGGAAAAGGAACGCCGTCTCGAACCGTACTGCCCGTATTTTTTGCAGAAGGAAATACAACAAAAAATGTAATATTATAG
- a CDS encoding ABC transporter permease, giving the protein MESSPEVVKQKGNTKEKSSKWEYVKKHRLLYLMLAPGLLLTLVFKYIPMYGILLAFKDYNPLRGIWGSDWVGLDNFRQFIISPNFGMLLENTLKISIYGLLLGFFPPVILAISLNQILSTKWKKRFQLILYAPNFISLVIVVGMLFMFLSANGPINSLIESLTGHSIRFMSEPSYFRSIYIASGIWQGMGWASVLYTATLSNVSQDLIDASFIDGANIFQRIWYIDLPTLRPIMVIQFILSVGGIMNVGYEKAFLMQTPMNLPTSEIISTYVYKVGLQMGDYGYSTAVGLFNTVINVILLLLVNTIANKISDDGSAL; this is encoded by the coding sequence GTGGAGTCTTCTCCCGAAGTAGTGAAACAAAAAGGAAACACAAAAGAAAAATCCTCAAAGTGGGAGTATGTTAAGAAACACCGTTTACTATACCTCATGTTGGCCCCTGGACTCTTGTTGACGCTTGTTTTTAAGTATATTCCGATGTACGGAATATTACTTGCTTTTAAGGACTATAATCCATTGCGTGGTATTTGGGGAAGTGACTGGGTAGGGTTAGATAACTTTAGACAATTTATAATCTCGCCAAATTTTGGCATGCTATTGGAAAACACTTTGAAAATTAGTATTTATGGACTTTTACTGGGCTTCTTTCCTCCTGTCATACTTGCCATTTCGTTAAATCAAATACTGAGTACGAAATGGAAAAAAAGATTTCAATTGATCTTGTATGCACCGAATTTTATTTCACTTGTAATTGTGGTAGGGATGCTCTTTATGTTCCTTTCTGCAAATGGGCCAATCAACAGCTTAATTGAAAGTTTAACGGGGCATAGTATTCGGTTTATGAGTGAACCATCCTATTTCCGTTCCATTTATATTGCTTCTGGTATTTGGCAAGGAATGGGCTGGGCATCGGTTCTTTACACTGCAACGTTATCGAATGTTAGCCAAGATTTAATAGATGCATCTTTTATAGATGGGGCAAATATTTTCCAACGTATTTGGTACATTGATTTACCAACTTTACGTCCGATTATGGTTATTCAGTTTATTTTATCAGTTGGAGGAATCATGAACGTAGGGTATGAAAAAGCGTTTTTGATGCAGACACCAATGAACTTACCGACATCTGAGATTATTTCAACGTATGTATACAAGGTAGGTTTGCAAATGGGAGACTATGGCTACTCAACTGCTGTAGGACTTTTTAATACAGTAATTAATGTCATTTTGCTTCTATTGGTAAATACCATTGCAAATAAAATAAGTGATGACGGAAGTGCTCTATAG
- a CDS encoding ABC transporter substrate-binding protein has translation MNKRKSVFPFVLGASASLLLAACGGGSGGASSEDYELTDVTFPLEEPVTLKMSTSSSPLAPADPNEKLIFERLQEKSGVQIEWKNYSSDYIEKRNLDISSGDLPDAMWNAGASDYDLLSWADDGVIIPLEDLINEHMPNFKKVLDENPEYLAMITAPDGHIYSLPWIEELGQGKESIHTVNDIPWINVDWLEALDLEMPETTDELMTVLEAFKTQDPNGNGEADEIPISFIFDGGNEDMKFLYGAFGIGDNDDHLVVNDDGTVDFTADNEEYKEATKYFNELYTKGLIDSEAFEHDWNTYIAKGKEQRYGLYFTWDKTNASGANESYQPLPVLEGPTGIKHVTRTNGFGFSRDRFVITSANKNLELTAKWVDQMYEPIQSVQNNWGTYGDEEQQNIFELDEANNMLKHLPLNGTAPGELRQKTEAGGPLAILDEYYGTVTTMPDDAKWRLDILRDYYVEDANNENNYPRVFLSLDDADRIAQIDADLFPFVNRKRAEWITNGMIDEEWDSYLEELQRLGLEEWVTIKQAAYDQFQSNQ, from the coding sequence ATGAATAAAAGAAAAAGCGTATTTCCGTTTGTGTTAGGAGCTTCTGCCAGTTTATTATTAGCAGCCTGTGGAGGAGGGAGTGGCGGTGCATCTTCAGAAGATTATGAGCTAACTGATGTTACATTCCCGTTAGAAGAGCCTGTGACTTTAAAGATGTCGACGTCTAGTTCGCCTCTAGCTCCAGCAGATCCAAATGAAAAATTGATTTTTGAACGTTTGCAAGAAAAGTCTGGTGTACAGATTGAATGGAAAAACTATTCTTCTGACTATATTGAAAAACGGAACTTAGATATATCCTCAGGTGACCTGCCGGATGCGATGTGGAACGCCGGTGCCAGTGACTATGATCTCCTATCCTGGGCGGATGATGGTGTCATTATCCCTTTAGAGGATTTAATCAATGAACATATGCCCAATTTCAAGAAAGTATTGGATGAAAATCCAGAATATTTGGCGATGATTACAGCGCCAGACGGTCACATTTATTCATTGCCATGGATTGAAGAACTGGGACAAGGGAAAGAATCCATTCATACCGTAAATGATATTCCGTGGATTAACGTAGATTGGTTAGAAGCACTGGATCTAGAAATGCCGGAAACAACAGATGAGTTAATGACAGTTTTGGAGGCTTTCAAAACGCAAGACCCGAATGGTAATGGTGAAGCGGATGAAATTCCTATTTCCTTTATTTTTGATGGTGGCAATGAAGATATGAAATTCTTATACGGTGCTTTCGGAATTGGTGACAATGACGATCACTTGGTTGTGAATGATGATGGCACGGTCGACTTTACGGCAGATAACGAAGAGTACAAAGAAGCGACGAAGTACTTTAATGAGTTATATACAAAAGGACTGATTGATTCGGAAGCGTTTGAACACGATTGGAATACATATATAGCAAAAGGAAAAGAACAACGCTATGGATTATATTTCACTTGGGATAAAACGAATGCATCCGGAGCAAATGAATCTTACCAACCATTGCCAGTTTTGGAAGGGCCAACAGGTATCAAACACGTCACACGAACAAATGGATTTGGATTTAGCCGTGATCGTTTTGTCATTACAAGTGCGAACAAAAACTTGGAATTAACGGCCAAGTGGGTGGATCAAATGTATGAACCAATCCAGTCAGTTCAAAATAATTGGGGAACATATGGCGATGAAGAGCAGCAAAATATTTTTGAGCTAGATGAAGCTAATAACATGTTGAAACACTTACCTTTAAATGGAACAGCGCCTGGTGAACTTCGTCAGAAAACCGAAGCCGGAGGACCACTAGCAATTTTGGATGAATATTATGGAACAGTTACAACAATGCCAGATGATGCAAAATGGCGTTTGGACATTTTACGTGATTATTATGTTGAAGATGCTAATAACGAAAACAATTATCCACGTGTCTTTTTAAGTTTAGATGATGCTGACCGTATCGCACAAATCGATGCAGACTTGTTCCCATTTGTGAATAGAAAACGTGCCGAATGGATTACAAATGGCATGATTGATGAAGAATGGGATAGCTATCTAGAAGAACTACAACGATTAGGACTAGAAGAATGGGTAACGATTAAGCAAGCTGCCTACGACCAGTTCCAATCAAACCAATAA
- a CDS encoding ROK family protein — protein sequence MSSLYGSIEAGGTKFVLAVGDDDLNIIQRITIPTRTPAETIEEVIGFFKDYSLKGIGLGSFGPADIAKESATYGYITNTPKANWNMYDIVGNLERALHVPIHFTTDVNAACYGEYVKGHAQGTKSCVYFTVGTGVGAGAINAGEFIQGFSHPEMGHMIVRQHDSDTYEGNCPFHKNCLEGLAAGPTIAGRLGINGEKIEENNPVWDYLADYLSQAAYNTTLLLSPQVIIFGGGVMNQPNLLKKIKARFKEQMNAYVATPDLDAYILQPGLKDNAGTIGCLALAKKHFD from the coding sequence ATGAGTAGCCTTTACGGAAGTATCGAAGCGGGTGGAACAAAATTTGTTCTCGCAGTTGGTGACGATGATTTAAATATCATCCAAAGAATAACCATCCCTACAAGGACCCCCGCAGAAACAATTGAAGAAGTAATCGGTTTTTTCAAGGATTATTCTTTGAAGGGAATCGGCTTAGGTTCTTTTGGACCTGCGGATATCGCGAAAGAGTCAGCGACTTATGGCTATATTACAAATACACCCAAAGCAAATTGGAACATGTATGATATCGTCGGGAATTTAGAAAGAGCATTACACGTTCCGATACATTTCACTACAGATGTGAACGCAGCGTGCTATGGTGAATATGTTAAAGGTCATGCACAAGGAACCAAAAGTTGTGTTTACTTCACGGTTGGTACCGGTGTTGGGGCAGGCGCGATTAATGCAGGAGAATTCATTCAAGGGTTTAGTCACCCAGAAATGGGACACATGATTGTTAGGCAACATGATTCAGATACGTACGAAGGGAATTGTCCTTTCCACAAAAATTGTCTCGAGGGTCTTGCAGCAGGTCCGACCATTGCGGGTAGATTAGGAATAAATGGAGAGAAAATTGAAGAAAATAATCCGGTATGGGATTATCTAGCAGATTATCTTTCTCAAGCCGCCTATAACACAACACTACTCTTATCACCTCAAGTCATCATATTTGGTGGTGGAGTAATGAATCAACCCAATTTACTGAAGAAGATAAAAGCAAGATTCAAAGAGCAAATGAACGCTTATGTTGCAACGCCTGACTTGGATGCTTACATTCTACAACCTGGATTAAAAGACAACGCAGGAACAATCGGTTGTTTGGCACTTGCAAAAAAGCATTTTGATTAG
- a CDS encoding glycoside hydrolase family 32 protein encodes MEKLIEQAYSLDRAREYISKKRKTVNETFRNNFHLMPPVGWMNDPNGFVYYNGEYHLFYQFYPYDSKWGPMHWGHSKTKDFIHWEELPTALAPDETYDKDGCFSGSAIEKDGKLYLMYTGHVVENGKVTQTQCVAVSEDGVHFTKHKANPVIGKNEIGEYGLIQDFRDPKVIEKDGIYYSVVASKTADERGLILLYKSSDLIDWTFYSVLLEGKPEQGIMWECPDLFYLDGKDVLIMSPIQMTPQGIEYHNTSSTAVFIGEMDWEKGTLKVDNIHEIDYGLDFYAPQTLTDDQGRRIMVAWMQMWGRTLPTDELRHGWAGSMTLPRELGIKENKLYQKPVSEIYNFIEIKETNTDFTIQDEVLEFESHVTKNQYYKLKVDTHENKNFSLLLLGTENAGLVVSYNKDTQLLTLSRDNYGYKITGDEKEHLTQRQVGIKEAVFELEIFMDKSAIEVFVNNEKTMTFTFYGEANESNLKIYSEGLLKVLSLESGSVEV; translated from the coding sequence GTGGAAAAATTAATAGAACAAGCCTACTCTCTTGACCGAGCACGAGAGTATATTAGTAAAAAAAGAAAAACAGTAAATGAAACATTTAGAAATAATTTTCACTTGATGCCACCTGTAGGTTGGATGAATGATCCGAACGGGTTCGTATATTATAATGGGGAATATCATCTGTTTTATCAATTTTATCCGTACGATTCTAAATGGGGACCGATGCATTGGGGACATTCAAAAACAAAAGATTTTATTCATTGGGAAGAGCTACCTACAGCGTTAGCGCCAGATGAGACGTATGATAAGGATGGATGCTTCTCAGGTAGTGCTATTGAAAAAGATGGAAAATTGTATTTGATGTACACAGGCCATGTTGTCGAAAATGGGAAAGTTACTCAGACGCAATGTGTGGCAGTTTCAGAAGATGGTGTTCATTTTACCAAACATAAAGCGAATCCCGTTATCGGTAAAAATGAAATAGGCGAATATGGATTGATTCAAGATTTCCGTGATCCGAAAGTTATCGAGAAAGATGGGATTTACTATTCAGTTGTCGCTTCAAAGACAGCTGATGAGAGAGGGTTAATCCTTCTTTATAAATCCTCTGATCTAATTGACTGGACTTTCTATTCCGTCTTATTAGAAGGAAAACCAGAACAAGGGATTATGTGGGAATGTCCTGATTTATTCTATCTAGATGGTAAGGATGTTTTAATTATGTCGCCAATCCAAATGACGCCGCAAGGAATTGAATACCATAATACGAGTTCTACAGCTGTATTTATAGGGGAAATGGATTGGGAAAAAGGGACATTGAAGGTCGATAATATTCATGAAATTGATTACGGATTAGACTTTTATGCCCCCCAAACATTGACGGATGACCAAGGCCGACGAATTATGGTTGCCTGGATGCAAATGTGGGGAAGAACGTTACCTACTGATGAATTACGTCACGGTTGGGCTGGTTCAATGACATTGCCGCGCGAATTAGGCATTAAAGAGAATAAACTTTATCAAAAGCCTGTTTCTGAGATATATAATTTTATTGAAATAAAGGAAACGAACACAGATTTCACTATTCAGGACGAAGTTTTAGAGTTTGAATCGCATGTAACAAAAAACCAATACTACAAACTAAAAGTGGATACTCATGAGAATAAAAACTTCTCGCTTCTATTATTAGGCACTGAAAATGCAGGATTAGTAGTAAGCTATAACAAAGACACTCAATTACTTACTTTAAGCCGGGATAATTATGGTTATAAAATAACCGGTGATGAAAAAGAACACTTAACCCAGCGACAAGTAGGCATCAAGGAAGCGGTTTTTGAATTAGAGATTTTTATGGATAAATCCGCTATTGAAGTATTTGTTAATAATGAAAAAACGATGACATTCACCTTTTATGGAGAGGCTAATGAGTCAAACTTAAAGATTTATTCAGAGGGTCTATTAAAAGTATTGTCATTGGAGAGTGGAAGTGTAGAAGTATGA
- the gloA gene encoding lactoylglutathione lyase: MNQVLVEICLRIKDLDATLDFYTNLFDFEVASHRKFPEDKFDLVYLNSPGATVQIELTYNYDSEPYTIGNGFSHLGVTVSDLEKMHEICKASAYETGELRGLSGGTPSYFFVTDPDGYRIEVKRAK, encoded by the coding sequence ATGAACCAAGTATTAGTTGAAATTTGTCTACGTATTAAAGATCTAGATGCGACTTTAGACTTCTATACAAATCTATTTGATTTTGAAGTTGCGAGCCATAGAAAGTTCCCAGAAGACAAGTTCGATCTTGTTTACCTGAACTCTCCGGGTGCAACTGTACAAATTGAGTTAACGTACAACTATGATTCAGAGCCGTATACCATCGGAAATGGTTTCAGTCACTTAGGTGTAACGGTGAGTGATTTAGAGAAAATGCACGAAATCTGTAAAGCATCTGCTTACGAAACGGGCGAATTAAGAGGCCTTTCAGGTGGTACACCATCTTACTTCTTCGTTACGGATCCAGATGGCTACCGGATTGAAGTCAAACGCGCAAAATAA